In Antechinus flavipes isolate AdamAnt ecotype Samford, QLD, Australia chromosome 3, AdamAnt_v2, whole genome shotgun sequence, a genomic segment contains:
- the ING5 gene encoding inhibitor of growth protein 5 isoform X1 — translation MATAMYLEHYLDSIENLPCELQRNFQLMRELDQRTEDKKAEIDILAAEYISTVKNLSPEQRVEHLQKIQNAYSKCKEYSDDKVQLAMQTYEMVDKHIRRLDADLARFEADLKEKMEGSDLESSGGRGLKKGRGQKEKRGSRGRGRRTSEEDTPKKKKLKGGSEFAETILSVHPSDVLDMPVDPNEPTYCLCHQVSYGEMIGCDNPDCPIEWFHFACVDLTTKPKGKWFCPRCVQEKRKKK, via the exons ATGGCGACCGCCATGTACTTGGAGCACTACCTGGACA GTATTGAAAATCTTCCCTGCGAACTCCAAAGGAATTTCCAGCTGATGCGGGAACTGGATCAGAGAACAGAAG ATAAGAAGGCGGAGATTGACATCCTGGCAGCGGAGTATATCTCCACGGTGAAGAACCTGTCCCCCGAGCAGCGTGTGGAGCACCTGCAGAAGATCCAGAATGCTTACAGTAAATGCAAGGAGTACAGCGATGACAAGGTGCAGCTGGCCATGCAGACCTATGAGATG GTGGACAAACACATTCGCCGCCTTGACGCGGACCTTGCACGCTTTGAAGCTGATCTGAAGGAGAAGATGGAGGGCAGTGACCTGGAGAGCTCGGGAGGAAGAGGCCTGAAAA AAGGTCGGGgccagaaggagaagagaggctCCCGGGGTCGTGGGAGACGCACCTCCGAGGAGGACACTCCgaagaagaaaaagctcaaaGGAGG GTCGGAGTTCGCTGAGACCATCCTCTCTGTGCACCCTTCGGACGTTCTGGACATGCCTGTGGATCCCAATGAGCCGACCTACTGCCTGTGCCACCAGGTGTCCTATGGAGAGATGATTGGCTGTGACAATCCAGAT TGTCCCATAGAGTGGTTTCACTTTGCTTGTGTGGATCTCACCACGAAGCCCAAAGGAAAGTG GTTCTGTCCACGCTGTGttcaggagaagaggaagaagaagtaa
- the ING5 gene encoding inhibitor of growth protein 5 isoform X2, with the protein MATAMYLEHYLDSIENLPCELQRNFQLMRELDQRTEDKKAEIDILAAEYISTVKNLSPEQRVEHLQKIQNAYSKCKEYSDDKVQLAMQTYEMVDKHIRRLDADLARFEADLKEKMEGSDLESSGGRGLKSRGQKEKRGSRGRGRRTSEEDTPKKKKLKGGSEFAETILSVHPSDVLDMPVDPNEPTYCLCHQVSYGEMIGCDNPDCPIEWFHFACVDLTTKPKGKWFCPRCVQEKRKKK; encoded by the exons ATGGCGACCGCCATGTACTTGGAGCACTACCTGGACA GTATTGAAAATCTTCCCTGCGAACTCCAAAGGAATTTCCAGCTGATGCGGGAACTGGATCAGAGAACAGAAG ATAAGAAGGCGGAGATTGACATCCTGGCAGCGGAGTATATCTCCACGGTGAAGAACCTGTCCCCCGAGCAGCGTGTGGAGCACCTGCAGAAGATCCAGAATGCTTACAGTAAATGCAAGGAGTACAGCGATGACAAGGTGCAGCTGGCCATGCAGACCTATGAGATG GTGGACAAACACATTCGCCGCCTTGACGCGGACCTTGCACGCTTTGAAGCTGATCTGAAGGAGAAGATGGAGGGCAGTGACCTGGAGAGCTCGGGAGGAAGAGGCCTGAAAA GTCGGGgccagaaggagaagagaggctCCCGGGGTCGTGGGAGACGCACCTCCGAGGAGGACACTCCgaagaagaaaaagctcaaaGGAGG GTCGGAGTTCGCTGAGACCATCCTCTCTGTGCACCCTTCGGACGTTCTGGACATGCCTGTGGATCCCAATGAGCCGACCTACTGCCTGTGCCACCAGGTGTCCTATGGAGAGATGATTGGCTGTGACAATCCAGAT TGTCCCATAGAGTGGTTTCACTTTGCTTGTGTGGATCTCACCACGAAGCCCAAAGGAAAGTG GTTCTGTCCACGCTGTGttcaggagaagaggaagaagaagtaa